From Corvus moneduloides isolate bCorMon1 chromosome 9, bCorMon1.pri, whole genome shotgun sequence:
ACCAGCACCTTCTCCACAGCAGCCGTGTGGCTCTGGCTGGGTGGATGGGGAACTGGATGGCCCTGAAGGAGATGGGCAGTCATGGCAGGCTGCTAGAGGAACAAGTGAGGTGAGGGGGAGCTCCTGAACCCCATCCTGCAGGTCAAAATGGGGAAACAGGGATGGCAGTCATTTGGGGGGGATGCctctccctgccaggctgcacaGTGTCCATGCTTGAAACAGAGGATGtgagcccagggcacagcagccaTCTCCTGACGATGGATGTGCTCAGCTCTGCTAGGGAAAGTGAGCTGCCTGAGGCTGGCAGGGTCACAGCTTGGGAGCTTGGAGCTCACAGCCCACCACTGGCAGAGGCTCAGCATCAGCTGTCCCACAGTCCTGCTCAGGTCGGAATGGCCAATGTGGCATAAACACAGGGTAGTCTCAAGGGGCTGGGAGACCCAGCAGGACTCACCTGGGGGAACAATTGGCAAAAGTGGCAGGAGAACCTCTGACacaccaccaccagcaccctGCCACACTGGCTGAGATGGCAGCAGAGGCACCATGGCACTCCTCCAGCTCCCAAAGCCTCTTTGGGACCATCCCGCTGGTCCTGGAGTGTTCCCCCATGGACACCTCCTCGTCTCCTCTGATCCTCGGAGCCAAGCTTGCCTGGGGATCAGCAAACCCTGCAAAAGGCAGCCCCAGAAGCCTGAGTTGCAACTCCTTGCCACCCCATCCCACACTGCAGCATGCTCACATGGGCACCAACACTGCTCTAGCTGGCATGGATAGGGCAGTGTCTCCAGCATGGGCAAGGACCTGCTAACGCTGTGTGTGGCAGGGAATTGCACTCAGAAGCAGGCAGGGTGCCttgtctctgctctgtcccCCTCCTTGGGGCACAGGAGCTGGGTACCACAGGGGACTGCAACACTGCTCTGTACAAGTGTGACCCCCTGACCTCagagaaaggcaggagagaCGCAGGCGGTAATGTTCATCCCTTTTATTATTAAACATCAGATGAAGAGGtcgcacacacacatacacgcACGCAcgcaaaaaaaaagaaaaaaaaatggaaggaaaaaaagagagaaacagactGGTTGAAGACCACTATTTCGGTGGCAACAGAGACCGAGTACAATCGGGTTCCTGGCCGGAGCGCGGACACAAGTCACTTGCCAAAAAATTAAACCAGACAGCAGATAACTAGCGCACGTTCTCTAACTACAAGTCGCCGCCCAGACCGGCCCTggtccccccagccctcccaaCCCGCTGGCAAAGAAATGAACCAAAACTGAGAGCCACTGGCCCGGGGCTGGAGTGTGCCCCCGGCGCGGGGCGAGCTGGGAAGGGCCGGGCGCTGGCTgcaccacagagctgggaaCGGTGCGGGAAGGCGATGCGgctgcccctccctcccccggAGCCGGCAGCCCTGGTGCCTGCCCAGGCACTCGCACCCTGCACCCGCCCTGCGATGGGCTCGAGTCCTCCATCGCCAGCGTCCGCGTGTGTCCGAGCGAGCATCGCCCCGAGTTCCTTCCTTCGCTGTcctccagtgctgggcagctgctcctccatccGTCTGTCCGTCCGTCCCAGGGCTGTGAGTCGAGTAGATGTTCGCCTCCCCCCCACACCCTTCTTGCTGCTGACGATGCCATGGGAACCTGAGAAATGTTCGCGTGCCTCCTCCTCTTTTTGTCTGTggttttgtgtgggttttttaaataatagttataataataataacaataataataataatagcaataataaaaataatcgCCCCAGCCCACAACAATTTCAAGTATCCCCCAAATAAAAGACAGaattataaataattataaCTTTACAATTTAATAATTGACACATATACTATAGTATTTACAGTatcataaatgcttttttttgtgttacttTTAGTAAGCAATCCCTGAGAACAGTTACTTTTACTTGTTTTTATTGAAGTATCTTCACAAATAGAGGAGTTTGCATGTCTCGGGCGGGCAGGAGAAGCGCTCTGCAAAGCCATCGCTTTTGGTGACGCATGAGGTTCTAGTGTCGCAGGTTTCTTTGCTcgctttttttcctttcttttttttttttgttaaattccCCACATAATTGTAAAGATTTTTCACTTTGCAACCTTCGTATCCCTCCAGCGACCACGTCCTTCAGGAAAGAGGTATTAGATTTCCAGGTTAGCTTTTGGTATTGgcaagggagggcagggggctgaGTGAACCATCCTTTTTCCCCGTGGTTGCCTTTTGGTTTGTGCCCAAGGAATCTCTGGATCCTCTCAGTGTGTGAAATGGTTAAATCCAAGAAAGAGtaacactaaaagaaaaaaaaaaaaaagaaagaaaacaaacaaaaaaaagaaacagaagaccAGAACAGAGCAGCCTCTGCCGATGGGGGGGAAGGTGATCTccactttccttccttcttctctcccgAGTCCCCGTGCTGCGGCCAGACCCTGCCAGTGAGCATGGCAGGAGCCGGGGCTCACCCAAACCGTTCCCGCACCAGCAGCATCagttttttcttgcctttgtaGATTTGTTTAAGATTGTCAATGAACTGGGCAAACTGTATGTGCCCATCCTGCGCCAGGAGGAAGGTCTCCCTGGCCTTGCTGAGGAACTCGATGAACTCCCCATAGTGCCGTGGGCTGATGTGGGTGAGCCGGGAGTGGGTGGTGTTGATGTAGGCGCTTATCGTCGCATCCAGCAGCTGCCGCAGGGGGGCTTTGTCGGTGGACATCAGCTTCCCCGAGTTCCTGCGCCCAGGGATGCCGGCCAGCCCTGGTGCCGTCATGGTGCAGCGGCGAAGGATGTCCGAGAGCACCGTGGCACAGTGCACACTCTTCACCACCAGTGGGATGATGGCTGCCAGCTCGTTTTTGCCCAGAGAGTGGCTCAAGGCGCAGGCCCAGAGCACATCATTGATGGCCGGGTGCGTGTCCTGGTTGTAGGCCAGGTTGAGATGTGTCATGGCCAACGAGGCCAGTTTGAAGGCTCGGAGTGGGTAGCCCCGGTGTTCCATGTAGCGGGCGATGGTGAAGAGCTGGGTGTAGGTCATGCCGGTGGAGGCGGCGTCAATGACAATCTGGTAGGCAGTCTCGAAGGCGATGTGGTCCTTCTCGCAGAGGGTCAGGGCGGACAGGGCGCAGTTCTGGGGGTCCTTCATGGCACACTGCAGGGCCAGGGTGCGGGCACAGCTGGCCAGCTCTTCCCGCTGTGGGTAGTCCAGGCTCAGGCGCAGGATGGTGTTGTGGGACATCACTGTGGCTGCCACAATGCTGGTGGCTTCCGTGGGAGTGAACAGTGAGTACCAGCTTTGCAGGATGCTCACCAGGGCCCTCACTCCTGCAAGAAAACACAGgggtcacagcacagccctggaacCTGGCTCAGTTCACGGGGCTCCTCTGAGACCCGGAGACAGGGCAAAACCagcccacagcactgctgagctgttGCCTCTACCCCAAGAGGGACAGGGCAGAGGGGGACAGGCAGAGGCTAacctgctgcagggcacagagagCACCACTGGCCTGGCACAGGTACAGGGCACCCATCCCAGTCTCAAAACCAGCCACTGCTCCAGTCCCAACCCTGCCAGCTGGTGCTCTGAGGTGAATTCAGTTACCCAGGAAGAAATGAGACACCCAGGAGAACTCAGATGCTCAGGGCTAGGCATGAGCCAGGGATATCTATGCCCAATCCCGCTCCCACTGCATGCAGGCCAGATCCCCCCAGCGCACATGGAACTCACCCACTTCGGTAGCACACGTCACCAGCCACCTCACCATCTCCCGCCGCCGCCAGTTGAGGGTGGACAGGGTCATGCGCATCACCTGCAAGGCAAACTTGGGGTGACTGGCTGCCCTGCAGGGCTCTAGTGAGGCCACCCAAGAGAGCAGTGctccccaaaaatccctctGGTTCAACTGGCTACCAactccctggcactgccccacCTCCACCCAAACCACAGTGAGCACAGGCGCTTCCCAGGGCTGAGGTCCCCTGCTCAGGACCACACAGGGATCAATCTACTCCTTCCATGGGGGACACCCTGCTTGGTGGAAGACCATCACCAGCACCACTGCCACAGAGTGGGGGGCAGAAGGGCCACCAGCAACCCCCGCATCACCCCATACCTGGAGCCCCAGTTCCAGGGCCACATTGAGCAGTGTCGTGTCAGAGTTGCTGTCGGCTGGCGTGGCAATCTTGAATGCGTCCTGAGCCAGCTTGAAGATCAAGGAGGAGGAGTGGATGTTCTTCTGGATGGCCTCCAGCACCGTGCGTAGGCGCAGCATGTCCCCTGGGCACAGGCAAGAACAGTCAGATGGCTCAGGCATCCCCCCAACTTGCCCTGGAGCCCCATCTCTTGCCTGCCCTTCACCATGGCCAGCCCCTCTGGACACACACAAGGACACACAGCAATGTTGGATCAGGTCCTGCAGTCCAACAGTTGAAAATGGAGCACCCTCCCCAGGAAGTGATACACCCTACAGCATCCGGCCTCACTCAAGTTCATCCTCTCAGAGAGGACAAACAAACCTGAGTGATCCCAGACACGTCCTGTCTTTAGCAGACATCTCCAGGCACCTGGATGTTCCACCCTGGCCTCAAGTTTGACAGCTGTACAGCAGCCTCTTCCCAGAAAAGGAGGGGCTTGGGGAGATGCCTAGTACTGAATGGCTGCAGAAACATCAGTCTTCATCCAAGAACAttaggaagaagaggaaaggctgTTTGCTGCACACGCTGCCTTGCCCAGCAAGTCCCTTCTGCAGGACTGGGCTGGGGTCACCCAGACTTGCTGCACCTTGGTCCTCGATGTCCCAGGTCAGGCACACAGCACTCACAACCAAGACAGGCTGAGCTATCCCCAAAGAAGGGGGTTCATGGCACAACACCCAGGCATATTAATATCATGATCCTGCATCTAAGTTGGGAAATCCTCCTATCAGTCCCTGTGGGACACAGTGTGGGGAGTGGGACCTTTGAGGTGTGTGCAGACCACAGGTGCCAACATGCCACATTAGGTTCCAGCTTTGTTTCTACTCCCAGTCACAGACTGAGCAGATGAACTTCATCCAAAGACAACTAAATCGTGCACAGCCGTGTGAAAAACCCAGTGCTGCACCTGGACACACGGAGACATCTCGGGTGACTCATAGCTAAAGATAACACCTGCCACCCACCGCAGCCGCTTGCACTGCCACCAAAATCCAAGCCTCCCTAAAATGGCTCGTGGGGGCGTGGACAAGAGAGGCTGCAGGATCACACTGGGAcgtgctgcagcaggggaacACCTGAGGAAGGGGACGGTGGGAAAAACAGATGCAATCCAACAGCCCTACATCCCCAGCATAAAAATATCATCCcattaggcactggaagggagaaaaagaccTAAAGGATAAGCCAAGTGCCAGCTCCTCATCAGGGCACTGCAAATCAGGGGCAGGACATCATCAGCCCTGGTAAAGCAGCCTAGAGGAAGAGaatggaaggagaggagaggagaggctgcCAAGGCAGCAAGGCTGGAGCTTTCTGACAgctcattttccttccctctcactgggaaagaaaaaccttctctgccaggctggcagtACCAGGACATCAGAGGGTAGTGGCAACTGCTTGGCTCACTGACCCTCACGGGACACAAGACCCTTGCCATCCTGCTGGGGTTGGTTTCTGGTCAGGGGGATGTTTAATGAAAAGCCTGTGCTCGCCTTCATAATAATGCCTGGGCAGGAACCAAAGAGGCCCAAGAGACCAGTGAGGTGTTTCACAagccctctgcagctgggaccAAAGTGTcccacccagcactgctgatccCATCTCCCACAAAAGCCACTTGTGGTTTGGTGCACAGGGAGGTCTTCTCCCTCCCACAGCCCACGCAGGATCATTACTacagggctggaagagacaAAGCAGAGGTGAaaggtgttggggaagatggaacaggaaaaccttggaaatatgattgcctgacaaaagattttgggaatatgaaaactacaggcaacatcgaaatgaaagccacttttgaaataccaggtcttagttactgaacaactagaaaacaatggtatggccactgaagataatcccctcttgattgaacaataccctctgcttgcaggcaggtccaagggtcagagcagaccctactagctcagcagaaggggtccaaagagtagtttttagaagttaagatgtaacactctatggtaatataagaactcttataggctgcatgtaaatgctataggatttgtatcttgtattagattggttagtgacaattagaatattcagtacagaagatgatttattgtattgtaaccagaaCTTCAGacattctctattcctctcttccacttctactcttacttccactcttgctcttacaccctctctctctctctcacctgcttactctcttgggcctgctcagagctgagtctagcagctctgagcagtgccccaatacccacgcctttacaataaaccgactgtgtcccaagacctgcttatagagatctctccatccgtctccgtcccgaccgaacccgcccgtaacctacaGAAAGGATAAACAGCTTCAAACTAAACCATGGCATGACCCCACGACATGCCTGGCATGGACTGCTGACCtggcagctggctgtgctgcagggcaggcatGGTCCTGCATCACCCAGGGCACTACCCAGGACCTGCAGCACCATGGCTGCAAGGCCTGCCTGCACCGCATGGGAAAttcccatcctgccctgctggaccATGAGCCCTTTGGGACAAGAATTCCAGAAACTCCAGATTCTCAAGGCCAGCTCACCgtgccctgcccacagcaggctGTCAGTGGGGCACCCAGCCAGTCACCTCTGCCAGTGCTTGAGGGACCAGAAGCAACAGCTCCctcttttctccaggaaaaaccCTTCAATGCTCTTGTGCAGCATCGTCCCATCAACCCTGCCCCAGAACTGCCCTGCCACCGACCTTTGGCTGCTGTGAGCATGGTGGAGGCCAGCTCGCACTGCTGTGACTCCAGGTGCCCCAGGGTGAACCAGCGTGGGTACCTGCTGGGGACCACTGAGACCAGGTGGTGAGGGTGAGTCACGTCGCCGGATGGTGCTGTGGTCTCCAGGACAGGCAACCtgaagggaaagcaggaggaggcaACATCagacccagcccagcccaagcTTCACCCCGTCTCCCTGAGGTGCTGCCAAGGCgaggcaggggctgcctgcaggcagctgcctgcagcaatGCCTTTGAAcacatcctgctgctgtgcatgTGTGGGGCTCCCAAGGCTGCGTGCTCAACACATGGGCACGGGGATCAATCTCAGACTGACTTGAAAGGGGGAGAAAGATCCGTGGAGTGATTTATAAACTTGTAAGGAAAAGCACAGAcctcagagaaaacaaaaaggaagaaaaaaataaaatccctcctcccctcctgctcctttcaTGTCAAAGCACCCAGCAGAACTCCTGACTGTATCATCTGGTTCTTCTTAAAACACTTGGCTATgatcagaagcagcagcacatttccCCAGGGCCTCTGCAGCCAGGTTAGGTTGCCTGATTTTGTGAGCATATCTAAAAGCctggaaaacctgagggagaagcaAGCCTAAAGAAAGGGAGCAGGAGTCTCAACATCACCAGCCTAAACTCCTGAGTTGGTGCTGTTGTTGCTAACTTGATGGCTAATTATGCAGGAGGGAAACCGCCCTGGACATGAAGAGCATCCAAGtgtctctgctctccctgcttgCAGGCTTGAGGTAACCACAAGGCAGCAGAAGCCCAACCTTTCCAGCCCTGGACATAGATACCCCAACACAGGGAATCCtagctgggagcaggggatggGTACTAACAGATGGCATCCCTAGGGCCCTTGGTCTTGTTTGATGGCCAGAGGTCTCAGGTCTGGCAGGACATGGTGTCTCCACAGACCACAGAGGCCCTTGGCTTCTTATTAGGGCTgagcagctcttcccaggaTAGGGGGATTTCAAACTTTCCCCCAGTGTTGGGGAGAGATGACCCATGTcactgcagaaatgctgcaaaaaaGGTGATGGTCTGGGCCAGGACTTTTAACAGTGGTAGAGGGAGAGAGCACTGGGATGCTCTGGAGTTGAACAGTCCTCCAAGCATTGACTTGTTGGGGAAACTCCAGCCTTTCCAGAACCCATCCCTGTCAAAACAGTGCAGTACATGAGCTGATGTCTGAAGTGCGTCATGCACAGGGGAGGGAGATGGGACAGCTCTCAGCATCAGCTGTGTTCCCAGTCCCAGAGACAGAGATGCATTTTAATGGAGAGCAGAGTGCAACTGTGTTCTCCACCTGGCTCTGCGACACCCTGGAGCCTGGGGCAAACCATCCGCCCATCTGTGCCAGGGTAACAGCCCGTCttgcaggcagggagggctgcagggTGCCCGAGGCCTGGCAGACAGAAGGCAGatgacagctctgtgtgtgcctgggaCCCGCAGGCAGAGGATGCCTGTCACAGGGACAGGCAAGTGGTGGTCCAGCCTGGAGCGAGGGGGCCAGCAGACATTATTGGACCCATGCAAATCCATACGGATGGAGCTGATAAACTAGGAATCATCCAAATGGAAAGCAGGAACCTctttgcactgctgctgtgcccagtgGCCCTACACACTGCACAAGATCCCATGGATGGCAAGCTCCAAGCCTGTCTCCACTCTCATCCCTGCTCTAAAGTTGCAAAGCATCCCAGATTCCCACCAAGCAtaggaaagagacaaaaaggGGGGCAGAGACAGAATTAAACATGCACCAACCTCATGGCCCGCAAAGCCAGCTTGTATGCCAGGTCAGCATCatggggcagcagggcagagaacaGGTATTTGGCAAAGGTGTGCATGGGGACGCTCTCCCGGTGGATGACTTCTCCCAAGCCGCTGAAGGGACCACCTAGGTAGAAGCAGAGCCCATCAGCCATAATTAGCACAGCAGGATCTGTGGCTGGGGTTTGCACCACCCCAAAGCTCTGAGGATCTGCTGTTCAGCTCCCTGGCATGTTACTCAAGTTGGACCCAGGgctgctctttccttttctaaaagaaaataagaaactgAGCCCATGTGCTTAGCACCCTTCTCCATATTGCCTCTGAGTTGGTCTTTTTCTAGGGATGCCAGTAAAGGCTTGCTTTGCCAGGCGATGGGGCAGAGTAGCCATGCTAGAGTCTCTGCACCACATCCAGAGAGGAAGAAGCACGATGGGCATAAATTTTGAAAAGGGCACCTCAGAGATGTTACCCACACTTGGCTAAGACACAAAAGTCAGCTAGATGAACCAGgtccccaccttccagcagcaaGATGCACTGCTTCCGCAGGGTCTGCACCAGCACCGGGTCCAGCTCCAGGTCCTGCAGCCGGGCAATGATCTGCTCCTCATTGCGGCACACCTTGTCCTGGGCATAGAGACCTTCAGGCATCACCCTCTGCTGACCCATCCCCATCAGGGCTACCTCTAAGGCCAGGGACAGGTAGGACTCGCCACTGTCTTGGCTGCCGGTCACAACGGGCACATGTTGATACACTGGGGGTTTGGAGTCCCCAGCATctgaaaggagggagaggagataCAGTGGGGTTAGAAGAGTCTTCCCAGATAGCAGAATCATTGCAGAGAAAAACCTCTCACTTCAGAAGACCTACACTTCTCTTCCTGCCTGCTTTCAGTTACCCAGAAACAATGGATGAAAGTTCTCTGAGGGAGATACGGGCTTCAccctcccttcctgctctcACTAGGAGATGCAGGAGACCCAAGACATGTGCAACAGAGTGCACAGCTGACACCAGAGCCTTCCCCTGGACCAGCATGcctcatccctgctctgctctggctgcaaaccctggggctgggaaaaCTCTATTTCTTTCTACTCACTGCCTTCCTTGcctgcactgcagctctgccctggctgctcctgccagggcagagagggGGGACTCAGAGCCCAGGTGTCCAGAGCCCCAGATCTGCACCCACCTCAGCCACAGCCATCAGGAAGAGATCCAGGAGGAGCACTTGGTACCTGAAATTTCAAGGCAATTTTCCTCTTCTAATCTACAAGCTTCAGTCAGGGTGAGAAAGAGGCAGCCGATGGGGTTCAGAGGGTGGCCTACCCAGCCCTCCAGGTTGGTGATGGTTGTTGCTCCtcgctgcagcagctctggataAAATAGAACAGGACAATGGTAAAAGTAAGGAATTTAAAGACAAGTTCCGCACCCAGAGAGGCTTCTGAGACCAGAGGACTTTTCTTATCCCACAACTTGGGTCACAGGGACCTCCAGGGCCAACTCTGGCATGGTAGTTCACAAGGGCAAGGAGTAGCAAGGAGCAGCCACCCTGCACAGATAACTGAGGGagcaggcacacacacaaaaaaaggtgTCCCTAAGGCCACATAAGATGCAGCAACTCATTCTCTGTTCCAAGAGGACATGAGGGTCAGCAGAGTCCCTCTATAGGTCCGTAATGCCAGACTTGCAGCTCATGGACTGATTTGCAGTGGTAACCTGAATGTTTTGGAAACACAAGCAGAAATCTCTCCTGAGATGACAAAGACTTCCAGTGATTCTTAAAAACTCCATCTTTTGGTGATCTCAAGCTGGCTGAGCTGGGAAGGACCAGAAGTCGCTGaccttcagcagtgctgcagtaaCTGACCCCGGCTCCCTGCCAATTGCAACTGCAAAAGGAGGAACACTGGGCTTGTCTCCTGGAACATCTACTCAGGAAATGCAAGGTGGAAGTAGCACACACAGCCAGTTactgctgctctgcagtcagGCAGCTCCTCTTTAATGCAGGCAGCACTTGCCTGGGCAACCCTTACAGGCAACCAGACACAGTGACAGTGGGAACAAGAACATCCCTACTCCAGCAGCCTGAAGACAGCATGTGGGCAGCTCTGTCCTTAGCATGGGGGTGTCAACCCAGCTTGGCTCAAGCAACTCAGTTTGTCTTCCTAGGACATGACCAatcctctgcagggctgcccacCCTCCACTTCTGCCACTCTGAATGGGGCAGCACAATTCTTGGAGGGGGAAAAGACTTTTCCAACCAACCGAGACACCCCGGCCAGACATCCCAAGACACTTCTCACGTAGCTCTACTCATACCTTTCTTCTGATGCTTATAAatttccagctgcctttgctgctgcagtcGCAGGGTGTTGATTATGGCAACAGTTAGTCGGAGAGCTTCTCTAGGATAACCGTGGGAGCGCAGCGCATCCACCCGGGCACAGGCTGTCGGGACGTGTTCTGCAAGGCAAGGAACAGGGGCACGGCTGAGCCAGAGGAGCACAGGCATTTACAGGATGGTACTCACGGGGCCTCTTCTACTCATCTTCCCCACACCCCAGCTAAACTCTTGAATTCATCcatttctccctgctcctggaaaggATGCCTACCAGAAATACTAACGGGACTCCTGCCACATTCAACCCACAGCAGCCACGTCAATACCTAAATCCCCACCTCCGCAAAGATTTTCTAATGGAAGCTGTTCCAACACACCATTGCTGCAATATGACAGCTCCAGCACAAGGCTGTTACAACCTTGACATTCATTTCTCCTAAAATCTGCATGGCTTATCCCAACTTCTCTCACTGCTCTGCCCCCAAACACTCCTTGCTGTCCTGTCCCAcatctctctctgctctcatgGCACAGGTGATGATACACAGGGTGAGGCTGGGCATCCAGCACTGTGCTGGAGGCACTGGAAGACTTGGGGTGATGCTCTGAACTGATTCCTTAACACCTCCATGGAGCGAGCTCTGCAGACATCCTGTCTCTTCTGCAGTTCTCCTACCTGGTGTTTTATTATTAGGAACAGTTGCACGAAACCCCCTCCCAAGACTCACAGTTGCTTAGGAATTCATCTGCTCCTCCTGCTTATTGCTCACCTGAAATCACAAGCAACTGTGGAGAGGATTATGACTGAGTGAGAAATTAGCAGGAGCAGATGACATGACATGCTGCATAACAAGcagcaaaaatcccattttctttcaaaatgtcctaccaaggggagaaaaaaacccaggcaaACACAGAAGATCTGAAGGTATGGTAGAGGGATAATTTCTACTCCTGGAAGAACTCAGAAAGCTCTGAAAATGCAGACAACCACCTCCACAAATGGGGTATCCACATCCCAAAGGTCACCCACAAGGAATACATGAGGAAGAGATTTCAGAACAAACACATCTGTAAAAGAGCTTCTTGTTGCTCCCTCTTTTCATTTGCTAAATGGATGAAATATTCATCTTCTCGCTGAATTCATCACTGGAAGTTGCTGACAAATCAcactcctctcccagcactgagTCCCTGAAGAGGTGCCAAGAAAGCAAAAGCGCAAAATCCAAAAATCATGGCAAATacatcagaaaaataacatgcaCCAACCAGGTGGGGAAAAGGGCCCACCAGAATCCAGATTAGGCTCAGGACGGGGGAGCTGTGGCCACCATGTCCATTCTAGATGGAGTCCATGGATGtgctaacccagcactgctgtctgTGGCTGTGTGGGAAGGAGatttgctgcctgcagctgcccagaactcttcccagagcagaaatatcctctcctgctccagctaaGGTGTCCCAGCAGCCTTCATATGGGCCCTTCCTATCTCCTGGCATTAACAGCAACTTAGTGCCTGCTACTCCAGAAACTACATCTCTAGACAACTTTAAATATTCTCTTTCCTGGTGGCAGACCCCAGCTTCTGGAGTGGATGACAGTGCAGTGGTAGGCTTTGACCTATTCTGTGTTCATACATTCAACTCTTTAACTGTAGGGTAATCCCCCTTCCTGAAGGTGAGTGGGGACTTGTGTCTCCCATTCTGGGGTCTGAGGGCTGACAGCCACACCAGGATCCCCCCAAAGCCCTTCATGACACTCGTTCTCATCCCAGACAAGGAACTGTTGAGGGTCTGCAGATCTGCCCAGGGTCATGACTTTGCAGGAGAGAATTTGTGTGGCTTGAGGTACTTGGGCTAAAAGTCTTCAACACGGGAGGGCTCTGGGCTTGCCTGGCCCAGCATGCCTTAAGCTCACACGAGGCTTAACTGTATTGACGGCTAATTGCCTTTCAAGGAAGACTAACAAGAGGGTgagagcaggaaagagaaaatccagaggatacagctgtgctttgcagtCAACTTTCAAAAGACTTTAAGTGCCCAGACCCTCAGTATTGGAAACAGTGAGAGCTTGCTCTGGGGACAGCTAAACACTGGCAGGATGAAAAGGGACATGATGAGCTTGGTCCAAGCTGCCCAAGAGAAGCCCAGACTGTAAATATGTGGAGATTGCTCTAAGGACTGTGGCTGGGGTTTGGGTGGGCATCAAATTCTTCTGCTCATCCCACTCCTCAGGCCAAGGGCCAGAGCAGCAATTTCAGTCTAGGATGCAGAAACTTGCAACGACCCAGGGTAGCCTCGGGTGACTCCTCTCCACGAGCAACCCTACTCACACAGGCCATG
This genomic window contains:
- the ZSWIM5 gene encoding zinc finger SWIM domain-containing protein 5, translated to MAEGGEGEELLRPPLPAGAPGPKRLCSRACPAGGTGAVHPRPGAAGAGSAGPGAGASGAPPALPGCCPAAAAAAGPAGVVGPAAAAAGPGGGGGGGGTGSLLQPESLLDAAAKRVAGSWAFERVEGRFQRIPEPVQRRIVYWSFPRSERQICMYSSFQPGRAAAAASPASAAAGGPSAAAAPAPAGEESPAAGPPPPAAPAAPQGEGLPFRRGIRLLETGAVDNVLQVGFHLSGTVTEPATATEPEMTYKVAISFDRCKITSVTCGCGNKDIFYCAHVVALSLYRIRKPDQVKLRLPISETLFQMNRDQLQKFVQYLITAHHTEVLPTAQKLADEILSSNSEINQVHGAPDPTAGASIDDENCWHLDEEQVREQVKLFLSQGGYYGSGKQLNSMFAKVREMLRMRDSNGARMLTLITEQFMADPRLSLWRQQGTGITEKCRQLWDELGALWVCVVLNPHCKLEEKSCWLRQLRKWGEMDVCPLEDGNYGNELPNITNALTQSSGHSQDSLARPRRTVFTRAIEGCDLHWQDSHLQRIISSDFYMSPSYQREGESLLFNSQGQPLWLEHVPTACARVDALRSHGYPREALRLTVAIINTLRLQQQRQLEIYKHQKKELLQRGATTITNLEGWVGHPLNPIGCLFLTLTEACRLEEENCLEISDAGDSKPPVYQHVPVVTGSQDSGESYLSLALEVALMGMGQQRVMPEGLYAQDKVCRNEEQIIARLQDLELDPVLVQTLRKQCILLLEGGPFSGLGEVIHRESVPMHTFAKYLFSALLPHDADLAYKLALRAMRLPVLETTAPSGDVTHPHHLVSVVPSRYPRWFTLGHLESQQCELASTMLTAAKGDMLRLRTVLEAIQKNIHSSSLIFKLAQDAFKIATPADSNSDTTLLNVALELGLQVMRMTLSTLNWRRREMVRWLVTCATEVGVRALVSILQSWYSLFTPTEATSIVAATVMSHNTILRLSLDYPQREELASCARTLALQCAMKDPQNCALSALTLCEKDHIAFETAYQIVIDAASTGMTYTQLFTIARYMEHRGYPLRAFKLASLAMTHLNLAYNQDTHPAINDVLWACALSHSLGKNELAAIIPLVVKSVHCATVLSDILRRCTMTAPGLAGIPGRRNSGKLMSTDKAPLRQLLDATISAYINTTHSRLTHISPRHYGEFIEFLSKARETFLLAQDGHIQFAQFIDNLKQIYKGKKKLMLLVRERFG